TTGTCCAAATTTCTTACAGAGATAGAAATGTCCTTCAAAATGGTCAGGAAAAAAAGGCTGTAACTACATAAATCAAATTATCTGAGCAGAATCCTCTCTAGAACCTTTGGAAGATCTTCCTTTTTTCACTGGCTGTACAGGAAATTATGGCACAATTTGGAAGGACTGCTGTGCTAAACTCCTTCAAATTAGCATTTAGGCCTCCTAATCTGTCCTTGTATGAGAACTAGAAGTGATTTACCTTTTGAAACTGAAGGTGAgattaatttcaggtaacttcaggtatttataaCATACATATCTCAATGTTAAGTATTTGTCTAGAACATCCCCCTGGCCGTAGTCACTAGGTAAACAGGCATTTCCTCcattcatttcttcttcttcacatCAGGTATTGCTTGGCTGAGGGGCACCTCATGATGGAGACAATCCAGAGTCAGGTGAGACGACTTTTTTCCGGAGTCTGTGGTGGAGTGGCTGGATTTGATCAGTGAACAACATGCTGAACACCACTTTCTGTGTACCCAGAGAAGCTGCAACGCCTGGCCCCACCAGCCCTGAGGCTCATTTATGGCTCTGAAGCCACCATTTACCTTGACGCAGCCCTCTTCACCATCTGGTTTTGCAAGGCCACTGTTTTACAGCCCTGTCCCGTTCACTCAGAAAATAACATGGATACTTCTAGCCTGTACTGTAATGCCCTACTATCTATTGTAGTTTGAATGTAACACTGGAATAAGCAAGAAGACACTTGCTTGAATGTGCAGGACCCTCATTCCCCTATTCCAGTGTTGTCTGTGTCATCTGAAGTTGTGTATTCTCAGCACAAAGTCTGTCCCACGACGTTTTAAGGGTGATTATATTATGCATAAAGATGTTGTGCGTGTATCTTCCCATTTTCAAAACCATGGCTGCAGTACCTGAGTAGCAAACATGACACCCTTGATGAAGGGTATGATTAAACACTCACACCATTACCCTGATTAATATGCAAATAAGCAATGCTACACTGTTCATGGGATTCAAACTTTAATCCCTGACCCACTTCAACAAATGAGGAACGCAATCACGCTCCATGTAAGGACAGTGAATACATCTTCTGCCACTCACTTGAATCGAAGGCTCTCGAATTTCATGTTTCATGCTCAGAATATTAATTAGTTTCTTCTTCTCTGAAGCTTTATGTCTGTAAGATTGAAGACAATTAGTCATACTGTTTTGTTCAGATACTACCCTTCCTTATGAAAGATACATCTGAAATATAAGGACCCCCCCAACCCGCATGGTTAAGCTGTTTGCATATGTTTcaacaacagaataaaaataaaatgccagTCTTTAGTCTGACTTCTACAGCGTGATCCAGTAGCACCACCAGCTGTTTGCAGGGAGCAGTGCTGCTTTATACCTATGCGATACATACTTGTGTGTGTATTCCAAAAACATCTATGCAGTCTAacctttttgaatggaggagacggaggcttctaaattgcttttATGTTTCAGAAATGACATTCTAAGTGTCCATTGCAGGAAAGGCAGGTATTTAAACAGTGATAGTCTTTCTGCAATGTACTCCATAATATTTAATAAGACCAAGAGGTGTATTTACCGGAAAAAGTCTCTTTAGAGGTCTTActcttattgttttatttttggaaaaatattttggcaGAAAGTCACATCTCCACAGCGCTAAATGGTCTGGTAAATTAGAAAGGCATTACACCGATTTCagtgaaggagaaaagagaacagTGATCCACttgaggctgcagaaatgcaaatCAGCTTGAGCTGGTCAGTCATAAAATTCTTTggtaaatgagaaaagaaaaacatatatttttgtCCAAATCTAAGTCCATTTGTGTAATTTGTCCTGTTCTCTTTCTTGGTTTCTCATCCCTCTTGTCTTGGTGCTGCCATTTCATGCCTTTCCTGTGCATTACTGGCCTTCCCCTGTAGCTGTGAGCTGTGCGGGGCGTGTGGGATCCCAAGGCAGGGGCAGCACCGGCTGCAACCGCTGCTGCATTGGCAGCGCAAAGAGATGCCCCACGGGAAGGGCCTTTCGCCAGGCAACAACCCTCGGTGCCCAAACCCGCTCcttcctccctgtccccatcttgcACAAGGCCCTGGTGTGCAGGTAccatttccccccacccccccagccttGCAGCGCGGCGCCAGGAAAGGAAAAGGCCAAATCACGCCATGCCGACTCACGTCTTACGCCTTTCCTCCAGGGTGGCTCCACTTTCCTTTTAATGCGGTGGCTAAAAAAGCGTTGGCCTGCTGCTCACAGGGTCTCCCGGGTTTGGTGGGTCTTCCCTGCTGTCTCTTGCCCAGTGGATGCAACGTCTCACAGAAGCAGGCTCTGGGTTTCATCGCCCTACCGTCATCACAAAGTACGAAACATCTATGAGTAGCGGAACTTCAGCGCTTACCCCACTGGGTTTAGATGTAACACATCCTGGcgagcagagctgccctgccatTGACACGATTAGCTGATTACGGCTGCAGGGACCCAGCACGCTGCAAGCCCTGCCGACATGAGGCCTCGCGTGGGGAAGTGACAGGGTCCGCAGGCATCACAGCACTGCACTGCGACGCGGCAGGGCTGGTCTGGGCTATGCCTAGCGCTTCGCTCTGGGTGCAGGCTGCGGTGCAGGGATGCGGATTTGCACACCTGACAGTAACCTGCAGGTAAGCAGCATGGCCCAGCGAGGGGAGGCATCAACTTGTACACAAGGTGGTTTCGACAAAAGCATGGTTAGATATTACGGAAATCAATCTACTACAGAGGAAGTTAGGGGGTGGATGGATTGTTTTAAATGTAGCTTCAAGTTTACTGACGTGAAGAAAGCATGCAGCAAGGATTTCTGAACCGTGCCACCACTGCAGTCAGAGGGGGGGTCCCTCCAGGGAGGACAGGGTGAGTGACTGCCCCGTGGCCCCAAGGTGGGCACAGCTGGACCCCACAGCACCGGCCCAGAGCACTCGTCCTCGTAGACTAGCTTGGGCAAAAcagaagaggacagagaaaatggATCATTAACATAGATGCCACTTTGAGGGAGCCCGCGTCTTCTCCTGGTTTTTCTAATGTAGGAGCCAAGTCCCACAATAGGAGAGGGTTTAAGTGGAAGGGAAGAATAATTACAACATCACTACAGTAAAGCAGAGTGAAAAGATATCAAAGACATCTAATAAGAGATCTAAAGgtcaggaatgtggtcagagcatgcagggatgcgacgaggaaggccaaagcccacctggaattgaagctggcaagggatgtcaaaaacaacaagaagggcttcttcaactacatcagcagcaaaagaaaggctagggacaatgtggggccgctgctgaatgaggcgggtgtcctggttacggaggacgcagagaaggcagagctactgaatgccttctttgcttcagtcttcagtgccaaggcaggccctcaggaatcccaggccccaggggtaagagaggaagcctacagagaggatgactttcccttggtcgaggaggactgtgtgagggatcgcttaagcgatctaaacgcccacaaatccatgggccccgatggaatgcatccacgagtgctgagggagctgggggatgTCATTGGTGAGCCACTGTgcatcgtctttgagaggtcctggaggacaggagaggtgcccgaggactggaggaaggccaatgtcactccaatcttcaaaaagggcaagaaggaggacccagggaactacaggccagtcagcctcacttccatcccgggaaaggtgatggagcagcttatgctggaggccatcatcaagcaagtggaagaaaagaaggttatcaggagtagtcagcatggattcaccgaggggaaattatgcctgaccaatctgatagctttctatgatggcatgactggctgggtagatgaagggagagccgtagatgttgtctacctagacttcagcaaggctttcgacacagtctcccataacatcctcctagggaagctcaggaagtgtgggctagatgagtggtcggtgaggtggactgagaactggctgaatggcagaactcagagggttgtcatcagcggctctgagtctagttggaggctggtaactagtggtgtcccccaagggtcagtactgggcccagccttgttcaaattcttcatcaatgacctggatgaagagttagaatgtaccctcagcaagtttgctgatgacaccaaactgggaggtgtggtagatagaccagaaggctgtgctgccattcagcgtgacctggacaggctggagagttgggcagagaggaacctgatgaggttcaataaaggcaaatgcagggtactgcaactgaggaggaacaaccccatgcatcagtacaggcttggggtggacctgctggagagcagctgtgtggagagggacctgggtgtcctggtggacgacaggttaaccatgagccagcagtgtgccctggctgcctagaaggccaatggcatcctgtggtgcattaggaggagtgtggccagtaggtcgagggaggttctccttcccctctacactgccctagtaaggcctcatctggagcactctgtccagttctgggctccccagttcaagaaagatgaagagctactggagagagtccagcggagggctatgagggtggtgaggggactggagcatctctcctacgaggagaggctgagggagctgggcttgttcagcctgaagaagagaaggctgcgaggggacctaataaatgcttataaatatctgaagggtgggtgtcaggaggatggggccaagctcttttcagtggtgtccagagacaggacaaggggcaacgggcacaaactgaagcacaggaagttccgtctgaacatgaggaagaacttcttccctctaagggtgacggagcactggaacaggctgcccagggaggttgtggagtctcctcctctggagatattcaagacccgccgagacaaggtcctgtgcagcctactgtaggtgaccctgcttcggcaggagggttggactaggtgacccacagaggtcccttccaacgcctaccattctgtgattctgtgatctagacAGACTTCTAATGACCGATGTGAAGGAAGCAGGAGTGCAGTCAATATTTGTATCACTGATGCAAGAATGTACAGAATAGAAGACCCACATACTTTGTCTGAGAGAAAGAAATAATTCCATCTAGCTGGCACTGCATTCAGGATGAGCTAAATAAAACTTGACACTGCGCTGTGTAAAGATGGAAAACCAGTAGAAATGGGCACCAGCTTATTCCAGATGCAACTACACCGCTTGTAGATAAATTTAACAAATTGGTGGAATTTAAATGAAGATCTAGGAGAAAGCCAAATGCCAAATTCCCACAGGAACCAGTGGACAGCGGAAAATACATACAGCTTAACAGTTCAAGAGGTGAATTAAGAAAACAGTCCACATCTGTTAAATCTGTAAAGTGTTGAAGTAAGTAATTACATCAGGGGAAATAGGCagtcaaaagtttaaaaaaaaaagttgatgaaaatgcaaaattattaaaaagataGATAAGAACCTCTTACTCGGATGGAGATAAGCCTGATATACAACAGAAGGCATGACGACTCGGTGTACTACTTTTATGTTGGGCTGCAACTGCACAAGAGCAGTTTCCATTGGATCTCAGGGACTCACATAGCACCTTTGAGAGTCCATAAAGATCAGTGAAATAAAATGGTGTGCAAAGGCTGTAGAGCTTCATGATTAGGAAACACTGAAACCAACACATACCTGTAGCATCTGATTCAGTGAGGTGTGGCAATTTCCAACAGGGTATTCTTCCTTCCTCATAATGGTCAGCCTGAGTAAATCAGCATCATCATAAAGGACCTAGTTGTATTTTGCTGTAAGCAACTAGCTTACAAAATAGCCAGCCATaatactaaaatatttaaaaactaatACAAAGTGTCTGCTCAAAATATTTTGGTGGAATCAATTTGCAACAGTCACCTACAAAACACAGCACTGATTCTGGTCTACCTTCAAACCGCCTTGTGGAGTTTCGACCTCTTCATCGCTGCAAGACTGGTCCTGAGAAAGGCCACATACAAAATTACCCTGTTTTCAGGCGATCTCTGGATTTTTTAAGTTGGTGATGCTGGCTGCTGCAGAAACCATgaactgggatgggatggacacACTATGATCTGACACACTGAGAGCAACCACATGTCAAATTTACTGTTAAGGAAAACTGGTAAATTTAAACCCAAAGCTGTAAAGCGCTACTTGAAAACACCAGGTTCATAAACTGTCACACTGTTTAACACCTATTGTTAGACACCTTTGCTTAACACCTCCAAcaccctgcttggtaagagagtAGGGGTTACTTTAGGCAGCAGTTAGGTAATAGGCTCAGGTGAGAAGAGCTAATTGTAGGCCTTAATAGTGACCTATTTGGCACAAAAATCTGTGTGTAAGGAAAGGTAGAGGCCCTGGTATGTCTGCCCTAGGCACACTGGACCAAATCACTCTATAGCCACAAAATCTGTAGCCTTAGTGACAGGCTTGTAGAGTTACCAAGTTTTTCTGCTATAGTCCCAAGAAACTTCACAGCAGAGGAAAACTGagcatttgtttttctgcagGTTTAAAGATAACTATGTCACAAACAACGTTTTCAATTTTAATATTGGAAACTTGTTAGTAAAGgcaaaaatatatcagaaattGAAATACCATGTTTAAAACCCCGTATTTTCTTCGGGAATAGAGATTTGCTGTGGCAACATCTTGAAGTGTTGTAACTTTTGCCATGTCTGAGCTCTCATTGCCATTCAAGACCTTCAACAGAATTTTGAACTGGGTGGTCTTATGATACAGCATTAGTAGATTTATAGAGATATTTACAAAATTTCTAAAAGTGCCAGATTATTTAGCAATTTCAGACAGCATTTTGTAAATCACTTTGAAAGACCTCTTACTttataaaaaattacaaaatgtaCAATTCAGAGAGGCCACCTGGACACAGTTCACAAGACTGGACCCTGTATAGCAGCAATGTTTCTAGAGCATATAGGACAAACCCCCAAGATTTCAGAGAACACATGGCGGAACAGGTGTGTTCTTTTGTTACGAGGACAGCACTCTGtcatcagaggggaaaaaaattagtgTGTCACAGAGTCCCTGTAAATAATTCATATTGTAACTGACCTTTATCCTCTTTAGGAATTTCCCCAAGCATATTCTGTGCTCAGAGCCCGGAAAAAGTTAACAAGTTGAAGGACAAAACAGGCCTATGACAGCGGTTACTCATACAGACTAACCTCTTTGCAGCACTGGGCTTCACATCAGAGCTGCCTAGAAGTTGGTCTGCTAAGTTCCCGAAATTTTATGAAATTTGACTAGTTTGTAACTTGTTATCTAGTTGGAGTTCAGCTTTGTAATTAGTGTTGCTTGATCCTCAATTGCTTATCAAAAGATTCCCAGAACAGTTAAGAACATGTCTGATAGAGAATACAGGTAACAGACTGCAAAGGCACCCACTTGCTCCAGTCCCAGACTgagctggtggtggtgggacgACACTTCTGAACACAGGAAAACACATCCAAGTCCCTCACATAATCTATTCATTGTAGAATAGACTAGACTAGTTAAGTTGgcagggacctacaacgatcaggTAGTCCAACTGTGATGTGCAGCTGCACTAGATGATTGAGTACTCGTTCACTGTACTGGATCGCACAGTCAACTGTAGGTCTAAGGGGAGGCAGGCACACAGAATAAGAAAGCAGTTAAGCATATTAACTTCCCCCAAAATGAGCTGTCAGTATCTTTCTACTGTAGTGTCATCCTGTGCACTAGAAACAGTTAATAAAATCAGTAAAGGGGAGAGGATTTTTAGTCTTGTAATTCCGTTTCTTGAAGAGtaacatatagaaaaaaaatgagcCAGATTCTGCTACTTTCACTAGCTATTTGGTCTGCAAAGCAGTTTTCTTCAGCATGTTACTAAGGGTATATGCATTACCCAGCTATAAACTGTAAGAGGATCAATGCTAAGCAGGTATCACTCACTGAACAGTCAAAGCTTTCCTTTTTACTAACCAGCAAAAATACCACTATTTAAGATGAGTCTTTCCATTTGATATGAATCATACAAAAAAAGAGATAGACCTGTTCACTGTAACAATATTCTTAAAGAACTTCAGTTTCTAGAACTAAATTAAACACCTTTTATTGCAGAAACAAATTTAAGAAGGTCAAAGCGTACAAAAAAACTATCAGAACAAATGTTACATGAACAGAAGATTAAAGAGTAAGTGTGGCCTCACCGGACAATGTGTGTTACACACCTCATTACCCATCTGAAAGAGAATTGGGACACtcagttttttcttcttcagcaacaATTGCCTATCCTACACGCTTATTCTGCCCATTCTACTGCTACCCCAAATGCAGGAGGTGCATGTTTCAGAGGAGCCTGCAGCTAGAAAGCTTTAACTTATCTTTATTGATTCAAGTCATACTTTTTAACAAAACTttaacaggttttattttcttttaaagcttaCTTGCAAGTCATATTTTACAGGCAATATTCTACAACCTAACTTTGGTAGTGGTTGATGtaacattttaaagaatatttgcTATTCACACAATTTGCATTAGAAGTTTAAAACACTGTCACTGAAACAAGTTAATCTGTACAAATGGACAGTCAAAGAGGCTAAAAAGACATTTTAGAGCAATCATTGAGAGCCTTTACTATATCATAGTCACTTCAAGCGTTGTAAAGGAGTTTTCTAcaatcttcagcttttcttcagaaagcagGTTTTCTTGCTTCAGCTGTCCAATAAGAGCTTCCAAGGACCTGAGTCTCCCCAAAGTTTTTACCTCCTGCATTTCCAGCAGAGTGATTTTAGAGTGGAGCTTTGAAATTTTTTGCCAAAGGTGATCTCTGTCTATGTCTTGTTTGCAGTATGAATGCTCAGTTTGTAGTACTTCATTTCCACCATATGCATTCATATACGCAGACTCATCTGTTTCTGTCTCCTCTGTGTCAAGAAACTCTTGCTTAATAGGCAGGAAGGAACTATTGACCGTTTCAGGCTCTTCTGGACTCTCAGCTGGCACAATGATAGCAATGACAGATTCTTCACTTCCACTGAACTGTTCAATGGTTTGTGTGACTGTACTCAGTAAAACTGCATTTTCACTTGCTGGTTGTACTTCAACAGAACAGCCTACAACATGAGAGCTAGGATTTTCAATTGCATATTCAGTAACTGAATCTAAAGCATTTTTCAGTTTCAGAGATGAATTCAAGTAGGCAGGGTCTGTAAATTGCAAGACTGTAGCTGTACAACCTACTGGATCCCCTACAGAGGTATGAGCACTGGTATCTTCCATGCTCTGGACTGCTGCTGCCACTAAAACAGGATTAGGTTGATACATATGCTGCGTAGATGAATCATCAAGAATGACACTGCCTGCCTGAAAGTCTTCTCTGTTTTGAAGTTGTAGTTTTTCAATTTGTAAAGGTTTACTCAATGCAGTTGAGCAAACTACTGCTTGTTCATCTACATTTTCTGCAATTACAGGATTTTTCTTTGGTGTACAAGGTTCAAGTGATACAGATGCCTTCTCTGACTCtacatttgtctttgtttctttcaggtcttctctctttctctcttgtgtGCCGTTCTGAGAAGAGGCTTCTtcctagaggaaaaaaacaacaaaacaaaacaaccacaaaTCCAACTACCTTGTAACTAGGAAATCACTtgaacatgaaaaaaaagggTAAATCTCATTCTATAGCATGGTACTGTGTAACTACTAATTTAGATGAGTACCATTTTAAAAGTACACCAGAGACCTGAAAATTCATGTAACTGTCTTCCATAACTTTGCTTCAGGTCTGAAactttgaaatattattttaaagctCTAAAGGCAATAacacttttttaattttctatttcaaaCTCTAAGGAACTTTACTGGTTTACACAAGCCATcataattttaaaagcacttaAAGAGAAGTGGCTACACAAATCTGTTTGACAAAGACTCGCTAGCATCTCCTATTACCACCTGAAACGTTGTATTAAATATACACAGTACAAGATTTTTACATTAAAGATGCAACAAAGCTGTTTTAGAAAGATACAGCAAATCTTTAGTCATGCAGTCTACCCCAAAGAGAATTTAACAACAAAATATTATGAAGACAGGCTTGCAGAGTAGTGAAACATTCAGCACAATCACATAGGCTGATCCTTAAACGAGTAATTCAATTCTGACAACTAAACATCACAGTTCATAAAAATGGATGAATGATTTTTTGGATGGATAGAAATCTAAGCAGAAGGATACAATTTTAACAGGACTTGAAGCAATAGTTGTTACTGAAAGATGGACAATTTGAAGCTTATCTTTTTTAgccaccttcttttcctctccttcacATAAACTACATCATCACGTGATTAGATTAAAGATCAGTACCCAAACAAGCTTCTTAGTATGTCAGTCAGTGAAACAAAAATACACTAATAGTGAGTATCTTCGTTTTTTTCTAGTAGGCTTGATTATGAAGAGACCCAGCTGCAGAACTTGTACTCATGTTAGGCCTGTGgactaaaaagcaaaaccaaaaatgccCACAACAAACAGAACAAGGAGCAACTTTTAACTTTGCTAACTAAATATAGGCCAGTTAACAAAAAacaggaaaggggggaaaaaaaggaaataaaagaagggagggagagagaggaaggcCAGGCTGAAAAAACAGATTATGATGGAAAACGTAATTTCGAAGTGTATGTTCATAAAAGTATGTACGTAGTCTGAAGTACCCTAAATAGATTACACTTTGTAATTCAATTTTATATGCAACTTCTGTCTTAAAAGGCTTGAAAAATGTACACAAAAATAGAATTAATTTGGTTACCTTTATCTTTTTAAAGATGATACTTAAACATGACATCATTCTTAGGGATTTTGAGAGAATGAAGtatttccctttctctgctccaCCAGCAGCTGAATAAGGCATTCTCAGACTCCATCTTTTAACTAGACAAATCTCTTATGAAATAAATTAGGGAAATGT
The sequence above is drawn from the Opisthocomus hoazin isolate bOpiHoa1 chromosome 8, bOpiHoa1.hap1, whole genome shotgun sequence genome and encodes:
- the THAP5 gene encoding THAP domain-containing protein 5 isoform X1; this encodes MPRYCAASCCKNRGGQSARDQRKLSFYPFPLHDKERLEKWLRNMKRDAWTPSKHQLLCSDHFTPDSLDVRWGIRYLKHTAVPTIFSSAGDEEEASSQNGTQERKREDLKETKTNVESEKASVSLEPCTPKKNPVIAENVDEQAVVCSTALSKPLQIEKLQLQNREDFQAGSVILDDSSTQHMYQPNPVLVAAAVQSMEDTSAHTSVGDPVGCTATVLQFTDPAYLNSSLKLKNALDSVTEYAIENPSSHVVGCSVEVQPASENAVLLSTVTQTIEQFSGSEESVIAIIVPAESPEEPETVNSSFLPIKQEFLDTEETETDESAYMNAYGGNEVLQTEHSYCKQDIDRDHLWQKISKLHSKITLLEMQEVKTLGRLRSLEALIGQLKQENLLSEEKLKIVENSFTTLEVTMI
- the THAP5 gene encoding THAP domain-containing protein 5 isoform X2; this translates as MKRDAWTPSKHQLLCSDHFTPDSLDVRWGIRYLKHTAVPTIFSSAGDEEEASSQNGTQERKREDLKETKTNVESEKASVSLEPCTPKKNPVIAENVDEQAVVCSTALSKPLQIEKLQLQNREDFQAGSVILDDSSTQHMYQPNPVLVAAAVQSMEDTSAHTSVGDPVGCTATVLQFTDPAYLNSSLKLKNALDSVTEYAIENPSSHVVGCSVEVQPASENAVLLSTVTQTIEQFSGSEESVIAIIVPAESPEEPETVNSSFLPIKQEFLDTEETETDESAYMNAYGGNEVLQTEHSYCKQDIDRDHLWQKISKLHSKITLLEMQEVKTLGRLRSLEALIGQLKQENLLSEEKLKIVENSFTTLEVTMI